In the Flagellimonas sp. MMG031 genome, one interval contains:
- a CDS encoding histidinol-phosphate transaminase, protein MQKDITSIFKAHLVPKEVYKGGKNIPPSHKKIYKLSSNENPLGASPKALAAMKAVLDKVDIYPDQTDIRLREALVQDFDGQLSADQFLCGNSGSEVIDIVLRAFINEGDEVIFSNPCFLPYSVFSRWYGAKQVDIPLLSPNYDLDVEGILNAITEKTKIIFLTSPNNPTGTYIPKSVMDDFIARVPKNIVVVFDEVYRHFADADDYVTALPYVLEGYNVIGLNSFSKTYGLAGQRIGYGYTTATIANYVRLIHKPFLLPLTSIEAAIGALNDKEFIDKTVKTVLEGRTYIAKAFDQLGIKYWPSQANFFIIDPPLPEMEFTDKMMEEGIMVRPVSQFGAPGKVRITVGDAEANAALVKALEKIAGHG, encoded by the coding sequence ATGCAAAAAGATATTACATCCATATTCAAGGCCCATTTGGTGCCCAAAGAGGTTTACAAAGGTGGAAAAAATATTCCGCCATCACATAAAAAAATTTACAAGTTGTCCTCCAACGAGAATCCTCTGGGGGCATCGCCCAAGGCCCTAGCTGCCATGAAAGCTGTATTGGACAAGGTCGATATTTACCCCGACCAAACCGATATCCGTTTGCGCGAAGCCTTGGTCCAAGATTTTGACGGCCAGTTGAGCGCCGACCAGTTTCTGTGCGGGAATAGCGGGTCGGAGGTTATTGATATTGTTCTCCGAGCGTTCATCAACGAGGGAGACGAAGTGATTTTTTCGAATCCCTGCTTCCTGCCCTACTCCGTCTTTTCAAGGTGGTACGGTGCCAAACAAGTAGACATACCGCTTCTATCCCCGAATTACGATTTGGATGTGGAAGGTATTTTGAATGCCATCACCGAGAAAACCAAGATCATTTTCTTGACCAGTCCCAACAACCCTACGGGCACCTATATTCCAAAATCCGTAATGGACGATTTTATCGCCCGTGTTCCCAAGAATATTGTGGTTGTATTTGATGAGGTCTATCGCCATTTTGCGGATGCGGATGATTATGTCACAGCATTACCGTATGTATTGGAAGGTTATAATGTGATTGGACTGAACAGTTTTTCCAAAACTTATGGTTTGGCAGGGCAACGCATTGGGTATGGCTACACCACCGCCACTATTGCCAATTATGTTCGTTTGATTCACAAACCCTTTTTGTTACCATTAACTTCCATTGAGGCTGCGATTGGAGCTTTGAACGACAAGGAGTTCATTGACAAGACCGTAAAGACCGTTTTGGAAGGCAGAACTTATATCGCCAAGGCATTTGACCAACTCGGAATAAAATACTGGCCCAGTCAAGCCAACTTTTTTATCATAGACCCGCCACTTCCCGAGATGGAGTTTACGGATAAAATGATGGAAGAAGGCATTATGGTGCGCCCGGTTTCTCAATTTGGCGCTCCAGGCAAGGTAAGGATTACGGTAGGCGATGCAGAGGCGAACGCTGCTTTAGTGAAAGCGCTAGAGAAAATAGCTGGACACGGGTAA
- a CDS encoding sulfite exporter TauE/SafE family protein: MKINYIFLLLALVAEIIGTIGGFGSSVFFVPLGNFYFDFYSVLGMTAIFHLSSNVSKIFLFKKGLDKKLLLYIGIPSVLFVIVGGFLSKIADSAILEIVLGAFLVVFSLLFLIKSEIVILPNKKNSIIGGALSGFSAGLLGTGGAIRGLTMAAFNLEKSAFIATSAFIDFMIDFSRTFVYYGNGYIGKQELMYLPFLFAIGLIGTYLGKRILHYIPQERFRKLSLIFILLIGLATITKLAFDYWSMSAS, translated from the coding sequence ATGAAAATCAACTATATTTTTCTGTTGTTGGCATTGGTCGCCGAAATCATCGGGACCATTGGAGGCTTTGGTTCTTCCGTCTTCTTCGTGCCCTTGGGCAACTTTTATTTTGATTTTTATTCGGTGCTCGGAATGACGGCCATTTTTCATCTCTCCAGCAATGTGAGCAAGATTTTCCTGTTCAAAAAAGGTCTGGACAAAAAACTGCTGCTCTATATTGGCATACCGTCCGTACTTTTTGTGATTGTTGGCGGATTCCTGTCCAAAATCGCTGATAGCGCCATCCTTGAAATTGTGCTGGGCGCATTCTTGGTGGTTTTTAGCCTACTGTTTCTGATCAAAAGTGAAATCGTGATACTTCCCAATAAAAAAAATTCCATCATCGGAGGGGCCCTATCGGGTTTTTCTGCGGGACTTTTGGGAACGGGAGGGGCCATTCGCGGACTTACCATGGCAGCCTTTAATTTGGAAAAAAGCGCCTTTATTGCCACTTCGGCATTTATCGATTTTATGATTGATTTTTCACGGACCTTTGTCTACTATGGCAATGGATATATTGGCAAACAAGAACTGATGTACCTGCCATTTTTATTCGCCATTGGCTTAATCGGCACTTATCTAGGCAAAAGAATACTGCATTACATTCCCCAAGAAAGGTTCCGTAAGCTCAGTTTGATTTTTATTTTGCTGATTGGACTGGCCACCATAACCAAGTTGGCTTTTGACTATTGGTCCATGTCCGCCTCGTAG
- the fahA gene encoding fumarylacetoacetase — protein MIIDIPENSDFSIHNIPFGIFSTQDRSPRIGVAIGEHILDLAAVAELDVFDFNTALLEKDTLNDFISLGKEITTRVRKKIQHWIKDDNSVLAGKPELFVKQSEAQMHIPVAVGDYTDFYSSLEHATNVGKMFRDPENALLPNWKHIPVGYHGRASSIIVSGQPIHRPKGQTMPNGAESPVFGPTKRLDFELEMGFICGKETKLGESVSTANAEDYIFGLVLFNDWSARDIQKWEYVPLGPFLAKNFASSISPWVVTLEALEPFKLAGPKQEPEVLPYLTYEGKKNYDINLEVGITPEEGKETTVCQSNFKHMYWNMAQQLAHHTVNGCNINIGDMMASGTISGKEESSFGSMLELSWGGTQPIQLKDGSERKFIEDGDTVTMRGYAQNGDIRVGFGEVSAKVLPAK, from the coding sequence ATGATTATAGATATACCCGAAAATTCAGACTTTTCGATTCACAATATCCCCTTTGGGATTTTTTCCACCCAAGACCGAAGCCCTCGCATTGGTGTGGCCATAGGAGAGCATATTTTGGATTTGGCCGCCGTGGCCGAACTGGATGTGTTCGACTTCAATACGGCATTGTTGGAAAAGGACACCCTGAACGATTTTATTTCCCTCGGGAAAGAAATCACCACCCGTGTCCGTAAAAAAATCCAGCATTGGATCAAGGATGACAATTCTGTTTTGGCCGGAAAGCCAGAACTCTTTGTGAAGCAGTCCGAAGCCCAGATGCATATACCCGTTGCAGTTGGAGATTATACCGATTTTTATTCCAGCTTGGAGCATGCCACCAATGTAGGGAAAATGTTCCGCGACCCGGAGAATGCCCTTTTGCCCAATTGGAAGCACATTCCCGTGGGTTACCATGGCAGGGCCAGCTCCATTATTGTGAGCGGACAACCCATTCACCGTCCCAAAGGACAGACCATGCCCAACGGAGCAGAATCACCTGTGTTTGGGCCTACCAAACGTTTGGATTTTGAACTGGAAATGGGATTTATCTGCGGAAAAGAGACAAAGCTTGGTGAATCCGTTTCCACCGCCAATGCCGAGGATTATATCTTCGGACTGGTGCTGTTCAACGACTGGTCGGCACGTGATATCCAAAAATGGGAATATGTACCGCTAGGGCCTTTTTTGGCCAAGAACTTCGCTTCATCCATTTCACCTTGGGTAGTGACATTGGAAGCTTTGGAACCTTTCAAGTTGGCAGGGCCCAAACAAGAACCTGAAGTATTGCCCTATCTTACATATGAGGGCAAAAAGAATTACGACATCAACCTAGAAGTGGGCATCACACCGGAAGAGGGCAAAGAAACCACGGTTTGCCAAAGCAATTTCAAACATATGTACTGGAACATGGCCCAACAATTGGCGCATCATACCGTAAATGGGTGCAACATCAATATCGGGGATATGATGGCCTCGGGAACCATCTCCGGTAAAGAGGAAAGCAGTTTCGGTTCCATGCTCGAATTGTCGTGGGGAGGTACCCAACCCATCCAACTAAAAGACGGAAGCGAACGTAAATTTATTGAAGATGGCGACACAGTGACCATGCGAGGTTACGCCCAAAATGGCGATATTCGAGTCGGATTTGGCGAAGTTTCTGCCAAAGTGTTGCCTGCGAAATGA
- a CDS encoding type II toxin-antitoxin system RelE/ParE family toxin, translating to MIDRYVLSQEADNDIEAIFAYGETKFGFTQAISYLIGLNEHFEAIAQNPDIGKERNEIKDGLFSFPFNSHIIFYRKMKNRVRIVRVLYGGRDLKNFLTDS from the coding sequence GTGATTGACCGGTATGTATTATCGCAAGAAGCGGATAACGACATTGAAGCTATTTTCGCCTACGGGGAAACTAAATTTGGTTTCACACAAGCCATTTCATATTTGATTGGATTGAACGAGCACTTCGAAGCCATCGCACAGAACCCCGATATTGGGAAGGAAAGAAATGAAATTAAAGATGGCCTTTTCAGTTTTCCTTTCAACTCCCATATCATCTTCTATAGAAAAATGAAGAATAGGGTTCGTATCGTTCGGGTATTGTATGGAGGAAGGGATTTGAAAAATTTTTTAACCGATAGTTAA
- a CDS encoding type II toxin-antitoxin system ParD family antitoxin → MNISFTKKQEEYIAQQVATGEYQNNSEVIRDALRLHKIYREKVIDDLRREIEKGWNGPDSPRTMEEIIASKKKG, encoded by the coding sequence ATGAATATCAGTTTCACAAAAAAACAGGAAGAATATATTGCCCAACAGGTAGCAACAGGCGAATACCAGAATAATAGCGAAGTGATACGCGATGCCTTGCGCTTGCACAAAATCTACAGGGAAAAAGTGATTGATGACCTTAGAAGGGAAATCGAGAAAGGTTGGAACGGACCGGATAGTCCAAGAACGATGGAAGAAATTATTGCTTCAAAGAAGAAAGGGTGA
- a CDS encoding homogentisate 1,2-dioxygenase, translating into MPIYHKLGKIPQKRHTQFEKPEGGLYYEQLFGTIGFDGMSSLSYHIHRPTQVKEIGKAMDASPKIAVEKNITSRKFIGFDVAPKDDFLEAREPLLVNNDVHVGLAAPRKSVTDYFYKNADADEMLFIHKGSGTLKTFLGNIPFEYGDYLIIPRGMIYQIEFDTEDNRILFAESFHPIYTPKRYRNWFGQLLEHSPFCERDYKLPQDLETFDEKGEFLMKIKKQGMLHQLVYATHPFDVVGWDGYNFPYGFSIHNFEPITGRVHQPPPVHQTFETGAFVVCSFCPRLYDYHPKSIPAPYNHSNIDSDEVLYYVDGDFMSRTGIGPGYISLHPAGIPHGPHPGTYEASIGKKGTEELAVMIDTFKPLQVTENALKIDDGKYYKSWLE; encoded by the coding sequence ATGCCTATTTATCATAAACTCGGGAAAATTCCGCAAAAGCGGCACACCCAATTCGAGAAACCCGAAGGCGGCCTATATTATGAGCAGCTTTTTGGGACTATCGGTTTTGATGGGATGTCCTCCCTTTCCTATCACATCCACAGGCCTACGCAGGTCAAGGAAATCGGAAAAGCTATGGACGCTAGCCCAAAGATTGCCGTGGAAAAGAACATCACCAGCCGAAAGTTCATCGGTTTTGATGTAGCGCCCAAAGATGACTTTTTGGAGGCGCGCGAACCTCTTTTGGTGAACAATGACGTTCATGTGGGCTTGGCAGCACCCAGAAAATCGGTGACCGACTACTTTTACAAAAATGCCGATGCTGACGAAATGCTCTTTATCCACAAAGGCTCGGGAACCTTGAAAACCTTTTTGGGAAACATCCCTTTCGAATATGGGGACTACCTCATCATTCCACGAGGGATGATTTACCAGATAGAGTTTGATACCGAGGATAACCGCATTTTATTTGCGGAATCATTCCATCCTATTTATACCCCAAAACGCTATCGAAATTGGTTTGGACAATTATTGGAGCACTCCCCTTTCTGTGAGCGCGACTACAAATTGCCACAGGACCTCGAGACCTTTGATGAAAAAGGAGAATTTTTGATGAAAATCAAAAAACAGGGCATGTTGCACCAACTGGTCTATGCTACGCATCCATTTGATGTGGTGGGATGGGACGGTTACAACTTCCCTTACGGATTCTCCATCCATAATTTTGAACCGATTACAGGACGCGTTCATCAACCGCCACCTGTACACCAAACGTTTGAAACAGGCGCATTTGTGGTCTGTTCGTTCTGTCCAAGGCTATACGATTATCATCCAAAATCCATTCCAGCGCCCTACAACCACTCCAATATAGATTCGGACGAAGTGCTGTATTATGTTGATGGTGACTTTATGAGCCGGACGGGTATTGGACCAGGATATATTTCCCTGCACCCTGCGGGTATTCCACACGGACCACACCCCGGCACCTACGAGGCAAGTATTGGCAAAAAAGGTACGGAGGAACTGGCAGTGATGATAGACACCTTCAAACCCTTGCAGGTTACGGAGAACGCCCTTAAAATCGATGATGGCAAGTACTATAAATCGTGGTTGGAGTAA
- a CDS encoding flavin reductase family protein, with amino-acid sequence MIKTLDPTTIPQPELYTILSTAVAPRPICFASTVDAEGNVNLSPYSFFNVFSSNPPVMVFSPTRSGRDNSLKHTHQNVVEVPQVVINVVNHKMAEQMSLSSTAYDKGVNEFVKAGFTEVPSVKVKPPRVGEAPVSFECTVLEVVEIAQTPGAGNLIIAQVDMIHINDEYLTDDVLDTEKLDLVGRMGGNWYIRAIKESLFEIPKPIRSQGIGVDALPKGIRESEVLTGNNLGRLGNLESIPSTADIKKIIEKEGVQSTSKTELHTLAKQLLEEGDTEKAMAYLLFAENL; translated from the coding sequence ATGATCAAAACCTTAGACCCAACTACCATACCCCAGCCGGAACTGTACACTATTTTGTCCACCGCAGTGGCACCAAGGCCGATTTGCTTTGCCAGTACCGTGGATGCCGAAGGTAACGTCAATCTGAGCCCGTACAGTTTTTTTAACGTCTTTAGTTCCAATCCGCCAGTAATGGTGTTTTCGCCAACGCGAAGCGGCAGGGACAATTCCTTAAAACATACGCATCAAAATGTGGTGGAAGTGCCGCAAGTGGTCATCAATGTGGTGAACCACAAAATGGCGGAGCAAATGTCGCTCTCCAGCACGGCCTACGACAAAGGGGTGAACGAATTCGTGAAAGCCGGCTTTACCGAAGTGCCTAGTGTGAAGGTAAAACCCCCGCGTGTGGGCGAGGCTCCCGTATCCTTTGAATGTACGGTTTTGGAAGTAGTGGAAATTGCGCAAACCCCCGGAGCGGGAAATTTGATCATCGCTCAGGTGGATATGATCCATATCAACGATGAGTACTTAACGGATGATGTATTGGACACCGAAAAGTTGGATTTGGTAGGTCGTATGGGAGGTAATTGGTACATCAGGGCGATTAAAGAGTCCCTGTTCGAGATTCCAAAGCCTATCCGCAGTCAGGGTATAGGTGTTGATGCATTGCCCAAAGGGATTCGCGAAAGCGAAGTGCTTACGGGAAACAATTTAGGACGATTGGGGAATCTGGAAAGCATTCCATCCACAGCGGATATTAAAAAAATTATTGAAAAGGAGGGTGTACAAAGCACCTCCAAAACCGAACTACATACCTTGGCCAAACAATTGTTGGAAGAGGGCGATACGGAAAAGGCGATGGCTTATTTATTGTTTGCGGAAAACTTATGA
- a CDS encoding MarR family transcriptional regulator, which produces MLSRIDEIQGMGFHLDLVLRKIQKAYLRKFDELGVDTTIEQWVILYQIHQLGDDASQRDIVNENFRNRATTSRVIGGLEKKGWISKTRFEGDQKRFKLELTPKGQEILDLTLPSALQLRKLALKDVDPSEFEIFLKVLDQMGDNYEADMDQ; this is translated from the coding sequence ATGCTCAGTCGTATAGATGAAATACAGGGGATGGGGTTCCATTTGGATTTGGTGCTCCGAAAAATTCAAAAAGCCTATTTGCGCAAGTTTGATGAACTTGGGGTGGATACGACCATTGAACAATGGGTGATTCTCTATCAAATCCATCAGTTGGGTGATGATGCCAGCCAGCGGGATATTGTAAACGAAAACTTCCGCAATCGGGCCACCACTTCCCGAGTTATCGGTGGTCTGGAGAAAAAAGGATGGATTTCCAAGACTCGCTTTGAAGGTGACCAAAAGCGATTTAAATTGGAATTGACCCCAAAAGGACAAGAAATCTTGGATTTGACCTTGCCCAGTGCCCTACAATTGCGAAAATTGGCACTTAAAGATGTAGACCCTTCCGAATTTGAGATCTTTTTAAAGGTATTGGATCAAATGGGGGATAACTACGAGGCGGACATGGACCAATAG
- the hppD gene encoding 4-hydroxyphenylpyruvate dioxygenase — translation METSTLPKGANTSEDFMPINGTDYVELYVGNSKQAAHYYKTAFGFQSYAQAGLETGLKDRESYVVVQDKIRLVLTSPLKSGTEIGKHIDKHGDGVKVVALWVDDATVAYNNAMERGATSYMEPTVEEDKDGRVVRSGIYTYGETVHIFVERKDYNGTFLPGFKKWETPDYNPESTGLKFVDHMVGNVGWNKMNHWVKFYEDVLGFKNILSFDDKDISTDYTALMSKVMSNGNGRIKFPINEPAEGKKKSQVEEYLDFYEDEGVQHIAVATDDIIKTVRDLRSRGVEFLRVPATYYDAVSDRVGEIDEDIAPLKELGILVDRDDEGYLLQIFTKPVEPRPTMFFEIIQRKGAQSFGKGNFKALFEAIEREQELRGTLH, via the coding sequence ATGGAAACATCAACACTTCCAAAAGGAGCAAATACATCAGAGGATTTTATGCCGATAAACGGCACGGACTACGTGGAACTCTACGTAGGGAATTCCAAACAAGCTGCACACTACTACAAAACGGCTTTTGGCTTTCAATCCTATGCACAGGCCGGACTTGAAACAGGACTAAAGGACCGCGAAAGCTATGTGGTAGTCCAAGATAAAATCCGTTTGGTACTGACTTCCCCTTTGAAGAGCGGAACCGAAATCGGAAAGCACATCGACAAGCACGGAGATGGCGTAAAAGTGGTGGCCCTTTGGGTAGATGATGCAACAGTAGCATACAACAATGCCATGGAACGCGGAGCTACATCCTACATGGAACCCACTGTGGAGGAAGACAAGGACGGAAGAGTGGTACGTTCCGGAATATACACCTACGGGGAGACCGTTCATATTTTTGTGGAACGTAAAGACTACAACGGAACCTTTTTGCCCGGTTTCAAAAAATGGGAAACACCCGACTACAATCCAGAGTCAACCGGTCTCAAGTTTGTGGACCACATGGTGGGCAATGTAGGGTGGAACAAAATGAACCATTGGGTAAAATTCTATGAAGACGTTTTGGGATTCAAGAACATTCTTTCTTTTGATGACAAGGATATTTCCACCGACTACACGGCTTTGATGAGCAAGGTAATGAGCAATGGAAACGGTCGTATCAAATTCCCGATCAATGAACCTGCCGAAGGGAAGAAAAAATCACAGGTAGAAGAGTACTTGGATTTCTATGAGGATGAAGGGGTACAGCACATTGCCGTTGCCACAGACGATATCATTAAAACTGTTCGCGATCTAAGAAGTCGGGGCGTGGAGTTCCTAAGGGTACCGGCTACCTACTACGACGCAGTTAGCGACCGTGTTGGGGAAATTGACGAGGATATCGCTCCCTTAAAAGAGCTTGGTATCTTGGTAGACCGCGATGATGAAGGCTATTTGCTGCAGATTTTCACCAAACCCGTGGAACCCAGACCGACCATGTTCTTCGAAATTATCCAAAGAAAGGGCGCACAATCCTTCGGAAAGGGTAACTTTAAAGCACTGTTCGAAGCCATCGAACGTGAGCAAGAGCTACGCGGCACCTTGCATTAA
- a CDS encoding PDZ domain-containing protein: MRKIYILGIALLATAQLLSQEGTLLLREPTLSNNSVVFVHANDLWKASLSGGEAQRLTSGVGNESDPRFSKDGKWIAFTAEYDGNSDVYVLPSDGGTPKRITFHPAMDEVQGWTPEGNILFRSTRNARPTMTSQFFTVSPNGGLPKALEIPRGAYGNISADGSHIAYTPITSWDPEWRNYRGGQAMPIWIVNLDTYELMTTPQLDQERHLYPVWSGNKLYYLSERDYTSNVWSYDINTKTEEQITFHKKFDVKNLDVRGNQLVYEQGGRLHLMDLNSRQSNPLTITVKGDLNFSRERWEEVSANSVRNANISPNGKRAIFEHRGDIFTFPKEEGSWRNLTQSSGVADRYPVWSPKGDKIAWFSDRSGEYQLVVSDQYGNDQKSYPLENPTFYFQPDWSPNGKLIAYTDTDYNMWYVNIESGKVVKVDTDRYAHPNRTMNPVWSPDSRWITYEKQQDSHFKAVFIYDTQTGKTVQVTEGTADATSPIWDVSGEYLYFLASTDYGLASGWLDMSSYDPGVTRSLYALVLSASGKAPNLPETDEESSEPEKDTSDKGGKSKKKDKKEEGPASKPVVIDFANIQDRVVALELPARDYQFLQPGPEKQIFVAESVPNTSGLKVHSYDVAKEKATDFAEGVNFMRTSTNGAHALVKNAGGWMITDTKASPKPEDKLTINAQIKIDPQAEYAQIFKEGWRYMRDFLYVDNVHGAPWDKVYSWYQPWIKHVKHRTDLNYVVDILSGEVAIGHSYVSGGDMPDVDRVPVGLLGADFEVNNGHYQIKKIYTGEHWNPELRAPLAMPGLDVQEGDYLVAINGKTLSADQNMYELLAQTANRTININVNSKPSMDGSRMLTVKPVANEYQLRYMDWVEENRRKVDELSDGKLAYVYIPNTSGNGFRSFNKYYFSQQDRKGVILDERNNGGGSAADYMIDIMAREPFGYFNSKANDNRPWTSPIAGIWGPKVMIINERAGSGGDLLPYMFKEKGLGPLVGTRTWGGLVGTWDTPPFIDGGRMVAPRGGFYNNDGEWDVEGKGISPDIEVIQSPKEVVAGKDPQLERAVQEALKLLETQEFIMKPEPDAPVRWKRPAGYDGEGNQ, translated from the coding sequence GTTTGTGCACGCCAACGACCTTTGGAAGGCCTCCCTTAGCGGTGGCGAAGCCCAACGACTTACGAGCGGGGTAGGCAACGAATCCGATCCCCGTTTTTCCAAGGACGGAAAATGGATCGCTTTTACCGCAGAATACGACGGCAACAGCGATGTGTACGTGCTACCTTCGGATGGGGGCACACCCAAACGGATCACCTTTCATCCTGCCATGGACGAAGTCCAAGGGTGGACACCAGAAGGTAACATCCTATTTCGTTCAACACGAAATGCAAGGCCGACCATGACCAGTCAGTTTTTTACCGTTTCACCAAACGGAGGACTGCCCAAAGCCTTGGAAATTCCCAGAGGGGCCTATGGCAATATTTCTGCGGATGGTTCACATATCGCCTACACTCCCATCACTTCGTGGGATCCCGAGTGGCGAAACTACCGTGGTGGACAGGCCATGCCCATTTGGATCGTGAATTTGGACACCTACGAACTAATGACCACCCCTCAATTGGACCAAGAACGCCATTTGTACCCCGTGTGGTCGGGCAACAAGTTGTATTATCTATCGGAACGAGACTATACCAGCAACGTATGGAGCTACGATATCAATACCAAGACCGAGGAACAGATCACATTTCACAAAAAATTTGATGTGAAGAATTTGGATGTCCGTGGCAACCAATTGGTCTATGAGCAAGGAGGTCGCTTACACCTTATGGACCTAAACTCAAGGCAAAGCAATCCTTTGACCATTACCGTGAAGGGCGATCTGAACTTCAGCCGTGAGCGATGGGAAGAGGTCTCTGCGAATTCGGTGCGAAACGCCAACATTTCTCCCAATGGAAAAAGGGCCATTTTTGAACATCGTGGCGATATTTTCACCTTCCCGAAAGAAGAAGGTAGCTGGAGAAACCTAACCCAATCCTCCGGGGTAGCGGACAGGTATCCCGTGTGGTCGCCAAAAGGCGATAAAATTGCCTGGTTTTCTGACCGGAGCGGGGAATATCAACTGGTAGTATCCGATCAATATGGGAACGACCAGAAATCCTATCCTTTGGAAAACCCTACCTTTTACTTTCAGCCCGATTGGTCCCCGAACGGAAAACTGATTGCCTATACCGATACGGATTACAATATGTGGTATGTGAATATTGAATCCGGAAAAGTGGTCAAGGTCGATACAGACCGGTATGCCCACCCAAACAGGACCATGAATCCCGTTTGGTCGCCCGATAGCCGCTGGATAACCTACGAAAAACAACAGGACAGTCATTTTAAAGCTGTTTTTATTTACGACACCCAGACCGGAAAAACGGTTCAGGTTACCGAAGGAACGGCTGATGCCACAAGCCCCATTTGGGATGTATCCGGCGAATACCTATACTTTTTGGCCAGTACCGATTACGGTCTGGCATCGGGTTGGTTGGACATGAGCTCCTACGATCCAGGCGTAACCCGTAGTTTGTACGCCTTGGTATTGAGCGCTTCGGGCAAGGCACCGAATCTTCCCGAAACAGACGAGGAAAGCTCCGAACCGGAAAAAGACACCTCGGATAAGGGTGGTAAATCCAAAAAAAAGGACAAAAAAGAAGAAGGGCCTGCTTCAAAGCCCGTAGTAATCGATTTTGCCAATATTCAAGATCGGGTAGTGGCACTGGAACTTCCTGCAAGAGACTATCAATTTTTGCAGCCTGGTCCCGAAAAACAAATTTTTGTGGCTGAATCGGTTCCCAATACCTCTGGCCTAAAAGTGCATTCTTATGATGTTGCCAAAGAAAAAGCCACTGATTTTGCCGAAGGCGTCAATTTTATGCGAACCTCTACGAATGGAGCTCATGCATTGGTCAAAAATGCAGGCGGTTGGATGATTACCGATACCAAAGCCTCCCCAAAACCAGAGGATAAGCTCACCATCAATGCCCAAATAAAAATTGATCCCCAAGCGGAATACGCACAGATCTTTAAGGAAGGTTGGCGCTACATGAGGGATTTTCTTTATGTCGATAACGTCCACGGTGCACCCTGGGACAAAGTGTACAGCTGGTACCAACCATGGATCAAACATGTAAAGCACCGAACCGACCTTAACTATGTGGTCGATATTCTGAGCGGAGAGGTGGCCATTGGACACTCCTACGTTTCTGGTGGAGACATGCCGGATGTGGACCGAGTTCCCGTGGGTCTTTTGGGAGCGGATTTTGAGGTGAACAACGGCCACTATCAAATCAAAAAAATATACACGGGCGAACACTGGAATCCAGAATTGCGCGCTCCCTTGGCCATGCCAGGCTTGGACGTTCAGGAAGGGGATTATCTAGTGGCCATCAACGGCAAAACGCTCTCCGCGGACCAAAATATGTATGAATTGCTGGCACAGACCGCAAACCGCACCATTAATATCAACGTAAACAGCAAGCCAAGCATGGACGGTTCCCGAATGCTTACGGTGAAACCCGTCGCCAACGAGTACCAACTGCGTTATATGGACTGGGTGGAGGAAAACCGTAGGAAGGTGGACGAACTGTCGGACGGAAAATTGGCCTATGTGTACATCCCGAACACCAGCGGAAATGGTTTCCGTAGTTTCAACAAATACTACTTCTCCCAACAGGATAGGAAAGGGGTTATTTTGGATGAGCGGAACAATGGTGGCGGTTCGGCAGCCGATTATATGATCGATATTATGGCCAGGGAACCTTTTGGGTATTTCAACAGTAAAGCCAATGACAACCGCCCTTGGACCAGTCCCATAGCAGGTATTTGGGGACCCAAGGTGATGATCATCAACGAACGTGCCGGTTCTGGAGGGGATTTATTGCCCTATATGTTCAAGGAAAAAGGATTGGGACCTTTGGTAGGAACCCGAACCTGGGGCGGACTGGTAGGCACATGGGACACCCCGCCCTTTATTGATGGAGGACGAATGGTAGCTCCCCGAGGTGGCTTTTACAACAATGATGGCGAATGGGATGTGGAAGGCAAAGGGATTTCCCCGGACATCGAAGTGATCCAATCGCCAAAAGAAGTGGTTGCTGGAAAGGACCCCCAATTGGAACGTGCGGTACAAGAAGCATTGAAACTCCTGGAAACCCAAGAATTTATAATGAAGCCAGAACCGGATGCCCCAGTGCGATGGAAGCGGCCCGCCGGCTATGATGGAGAAGGCAATCAATAA